A genome region from Geminicoccus roseus DSM 18922 includes the following:
- the proB gene encoding glutamate 5-kinase — MLARRLVVKVGSSLLVQPDGDIRQPWLDSLTHDIQRLRARGTEVIVVSSGAIALGRRVLGLPAGPLPLEQKQAAAAAGQIRLAGAWAASLGAHGLPAAQILLTLDDTESRRRYLNARSTFAALLNQRAVPVVNENDTVATTEIRFGDNDRLSARVAVMASAETLVLLSDVDGLYTADPRRSPDARHLPVVEEITPEIEAMAGGAGSVVGTGGMVSKLVAARIATHAGCAVLLARGDALHPLDAVEQGARSSLFVAKASPHGARKHWIAAALGVTGVLRVDEGAARALVAGRSLLPAGVRTVEGRFERGDAVLIRSIDGRDLAKGLVAYDADDAARIVGLRSDDIERTLGYRGRDELIHRDDLVLL; from the coding sequence ATGCTGGCGCGCCGTCTGGTCGTCAAGGTCGGCAGCTCGCTCCTGGTCCAGCCCGACGGCGACATCCGCCAGCCCTGGCTGGATTCGCTTACCCACGACATCCAGCGCCTGCGCGCCCGCGGCACCGAGGTGATCGTGGTGAGTTCCGGCGCGATCGCGCTCGGGCGGCGGGTGCTGGGGCTGCCGGCGGGGCCTCTGCCCCTGGAGCAGAAGCAGGCCGCCGCCGCCGCCGGGCAGATCAGGCTGGCCGGCGCCTGGGCGGCGAGCCTCGGCGCCCATGGCCTGCCCGCGGCGCAGATCCTCCTGACCCTCGACGACACCGAATCGCGCCGCCGCTACCTCAACGCGCGCTCGACCTTCGCGGCCCTGCTGAACCAGCGTGCCGTGCCGGTGGTGAACGAGAACGACACGGTGGCCACCACCGAGATCCGCTTTGGCGACAACGACCGGCTTTCCGCGCGGGTCGCGGTGATGGCCTCGGCCGAGACCCTGGTGCTGCTGTCCGACGTGGACGGGCTCTACACCGCCGATCCGCGCCGCAGCCCCGATGCCCGCCATTTGCCGGTCGTGGAGGAGATCACGCCCGAGATCGAGGCGATGGCCGGCGGCGCCGGCTCCGTGGTCGGCACGGGCGGCATGGTCAGCAAGCTGGTGGCGGCCCGGATTGCGACCCATGCCGGCTGCGCGGTGCTGCTGGCGCGCGGCGACGCCCTCCATCCCCTGGACGCCGTGGAGCAGGGCGCGCGCTCGAGCCTGTTCGTCGCCAAGGCCAGCCCGCACGGCGCGCGCAAGCACTGGATCGCGGCCGCCCTTGGCGTCACCGGGGTACTGCGGGTCGACGAGGGCGCCGCCCGGGCGCTGGTCGCCGGCCGCTCCCTGCTGCCGGCGGGCGTCCGCACGGTCGAGGGCCGGTTCGAGCGCGGCGACGCCGTCCTGATCCGCTCGATCGACGGCCGCGACCTCGCCAAGGGCCTGGTCGCCTACGACGCCGACGACGCGGCGCGGATCGTCGGCCTGCGCAGCGACGACATCGAGCGCACCTTGGGTTATCGTGGCCGCGACGAGCTCATTCACCGCGACGATCTGGTCCTGTTGTAG
- a CDS encoding glutamate-5-semialdehyde dehydrogenase yields MAETDAVDLVQRIGRRAKEAAAVLALAPRGVKDAALHAAAAALRAGQASILEANAKDMAAGEAAGLSKALLDRLLLTPARVEAMAAGLEVVAELEDPVGRELARWRRPNGLDIARVAVPLGVVGVIYESRPNVTADAAALCLKAGNAVILRGGSDSFHSSRAIHAVMARAIAEAGLPADAAQMIPTTDRAAVGALLQASQHVDVIVPRGGKSLVARVQNESRVPVFAHLDGNNHTYLHASADPDMAREIVLNAKLRRTGVCGATETLLVDRAAAARLLPSILDELAARGCEIHGCAETLALWSCALPATEQDWGTEYLDAVLAVKVVAGIDEAIGHVGLYGSHHTDCIVARDADAAERFLAEVDSAIVTHNASTQYADGGEFGFGAEIGIATGRLHARGPVGLEQLVTYKYLVRGTGQCRPG; encoded by the coding sequence ATGGCCGAGACCGATGCCGTCGACCTGGTGCAGCGGATCGGCCGCCGGGCCAAGGAGGCTGCCGCCGTGCTGGCCCTGGCGCCGCGCGGCGTCAAGGATGCCGCCCTGCATGCCGCCGCCGCTGCCCTGCGCGCTGGCCAAGCGAGCATCCTGGAGGCCAATGCGAAGGACATGGCGGCCGGCGAGGCCGCCGGGCTGAGCAAGGCGCTGCTGGACCGGCTGCTCCTGACCCCTGCACGGGTCGAAGCAATGGCCGCCGGCCTGGAGGTCGTGGCGGAACTCGAGGATCCGGTCGGCCGTGAGCTGGCCCGCTGGCGCCGGCCGAATGGCCTGGACATCGCCCGGGTGGCGGTGCCCCTGGGCGTGGTCGGGGTGATCTACGAGAGCCGTCCGAACGTCACCGCCGATGCGGCGGCCCTGTGCCTGAAGGCCGGCAACGCCGTGATCCTGCGCGGCGGCTCCGACAGCTTCCACAGCTCGCGCGCCATCCACGCGGTCATGGCCAGGGCGATCGCCGAAGCCGGCCTGCCCGCCGACGCCGCCCAGATGATCCCCACCACCGACCGGGCCGCGGTGGGCGCCCTGCTGCAGGCCAGCCAGCATGTCGACGTGATCGTGCCCCGGGGCGGCAAGTCGCTGGTGGCGCGGGTCCAGAACGAGAGCCGGGTGCCGGTGTTCGCCCATCTGGACGGCAACAACCATACCTATCTCCACGCCAGCGCCGATCCGGACATGGCGCGCGAGATCGTGCTGAACGCCAAGCTGCGCCGCACGGGCGTCTGCGGTGCCACCGAGACCCTGCTGGTCGACCGCGCCGCCGCCGCCCGCCTGCTGCCGTCGATCCTGGATGAGCTGGCCGCCCGTGGCTGCGAGATCCATGGCTGCGCGGAGACCCTGGCGCTGTGGTCATGCGCGTTGCCGGCCACCGAGCAGGACTGGGGCACCGAATACCTGGATGCGGTGCTGGCGGTGAAGGTCGTGGCCGGCATCGACGAGGCCATCGGCCATGTCGGCCTGTACGGCAGCCACCATACCGACTGCATCGTCGCCCGCGACGCCGACGCCGCCGAGCGCTTCCTGGCGGAGGTCGACAGCGCCATCGTCACCCACAACGCGTCCACCCAGTACGCGGACGGTGGCGAGTTCGGCTTCGGCGCGGAGATCGGCATTGCCACCGGCCGACTTCATGCACGGGGGCCGGTCGGGCTGGAACAGCTGGTGACCTACAAATACCTGGTCCGCGGCACCGGGCAGTGCCGCCCGGGCTGA
- a CDS encoding sigma-70 family RNA polymerase sigma factor, with amino-acid sequence MDDLLVRAGRQDAEAFKKLYAATSSRLLGVALRIVRRREVAEDALHDAFVRVWWHAARFDPARGQAMGWMITIVRNSAINHLRRTTREVPLVSGDQDDEQDLLDRMAAVPGVDPTDRIGLARCLEELEPAPRQCVVMAFVDGWSHEDLAERLGHPLGTVKSWIRRSLSRLRECLG; translated from the coding sequence TTGGATGACCTGCTCGTCAGAGCCGGCCGACAGGATGCCGAGGCATTCAAGAAGCTGTATGCTGCTACGTCTTCGCGACTTCTGGGTGTCGCCTTGAGGATCGTCCGCCGCCGCGAGGTTGCCGAGGACGCGCTGCATGATGCATTCGTGCGGGTCTGGTGGCACGCCGCGCGCTTCGATCCTGCCCGCGGTCAGGCGATGGGCTGGATGATCACCATCGTGCGCAACAGCGCAATCAACCATCTGAGGCGGACCACCCGGGAGGTCCCGCTGGTGAGCGGCGACCAGGACGACGAGCAGGACCTGCTCGACCGGATGGCGGCCGTCCCAGGCGTCGACCCCACCGACCGGATCGGCCTCGCCCGCTGCCTGGAGGAGCTTGAGCCCGCGCCGCGCCAGTGTGTGGTGATGGCGTTCGTTGATGGCTGGAGCCATGAGGATCTCGCCGAGCGGCTCGGCCATCCGCTTGGCACCGTCAAGAGCTGGATCCGGCGCAGCCTCTCCCGCCTGCGGGAGTGCCTGGGCTGA
- a CDS encoding anti-sigma factor, producing MMSGSGEERDELEIDAGEFVLGTLSADERMRFEMRLRTDRRAQAAVAYWERRLAPLAGLAQTEEPNPALFERIERTIKHQARPARGRIMVPLHRRIWNSVSIWRGVALGTSLAAAALAGLLVIRPIPQEAGPSYVAILDNAEGAPVWLVTADPAASTVSVDAVGQAPDDTRVPELWLISEGAPAPVSLGLLQPDTRTRTILDPSQLADLRQGAVLAVSLEPPGGSPTGAPTGPVVQQGQIVPYLP from the coding sequence ATGATGAGCGGATCCGGCGAGGAGCGCGACGAGCTGGAGATCGATGCCGGCGAGTTCGTGCTGGGCACGCTCTCGGCCGACGAGCGGATGCGCTTCGAGATGCGCCTGCGCACCGACCGTCGGGCCCAGGCGGCGGTGGCCTACTGGGAGCGGCGGCTAGCGCCCTTGGCCGGGCTTGCCCAGACGGAGGAACCGAACCCTGCCCTGTTCGAGCGGATCGAACGGACCATCAAGCACCAGGCCCGTCCGGCCCGCGGGCGGATCATGGTGCCGCTGCACCGGCGGATCTGGAACAGCGTGTCGATCTGGCGGGGCGTGGCGCTCGGGACCAGCCTGGCTGCGGCAGCCCTGGCCGGCCTGCTGGTGATCCGGCCGATCCCGCAGGAGGCGGGACCGTCCTATGTCGCGATCCTGGACAACGCCGAGGGGGCGCCGGTCTGGCTGGTCACCGCCGATCCGGCCGCGAGCACCGTGTCGGTGGATGCGGTGGGACAGGCGCCGGACGACACCAGGGTTCCGGAGCTCTGGCTGATCTCGGAAGGTGCGCCAGCGCCGGTCTCGCTGGGCCTGCTCCAGCCGGATACTCGAACCCGGACCATCCTGGATCCGTCGCAGCTGGCCGATCTTCGCCAGGGTGCGGTCCTGGCGGTGTCGCTGGAACCGCCGGGCGGCTCGCCGACCGGCGCTCCCACGGGCCCGGTGGTCCAGCAGGGCCAGATCGTCCCCTACCTGCCCTAG
- a CDS encoding aminotransferase-like domain-containing protein, whose translation MARPLRATDLPPWRPTLQGRTGPKARGILEALVEGIRSGQLRPGDRLPPQRDIAAQLGVDLTTVTRALREAGGLGLIEASAGRGSFVAAGARASLAPDPADAGALVDLSMNIPPQPAAARLAERIPADLAAMLATPAGMAHLHYQETAGAEQDRLAAARWLGRRHDDVPPECVLVAAGAQSVLHALARLLLAPGDILCAGTFTYPGLKAVASQLGIVLWPLPMDAEGILPDAFAACCRAQRPKALYLVPAADNPTTATMGAERRQAVARVAADHGVPIIEDDAYAELAGDGLPSLASLAPDLVWHVDTLSKCATPALRTAFVLAPSRAGARRLTAMLRATSLMAPPLMTALASRWIGDGTLAAIVEAIRAENAIRQRLAVQALSGARFAAVPTCHHLWLELDSGWSAEAFAGHAARAGLAVMPGSAFAVGHVELEAVRVSLGAPSSRPALAEALHRLGQLLDEPPSGMHRPVI comes from the coding sequence ATGGCCAGGCCTCTGCGAGCCACCGACCTTCCGCCTTGGCGGCCGACCCTCCAGGGTCGGACAGGGCCAAAGGCACGGGGTATCCTGGAAGCGCTCGTGGAAGGGATTCGTTCCGGCCAGCTTCGTCCGGGTGACCGCCTGCCGCCGCAGCGCGACATCGCCGCCCAGCTGGGCGTCGATCTCACCACGGTGACCCGGGCCCTGCGCGAGGCCGGCGGGCTCGGCCTGATCGAGGCCAGCGCGGGACGCGGCAGCTTTGTCGCCGCGGGCGCCAGGGCATCGCTCGCGCCCGATCCGGCCGACGCCGGCGCCTTGGTCGACCTCAGCATGAACATCCCGCCGCAGCCGGCGGCGGCCCGCCTGGCGGAGCGGATCCCGGCCGACCTCGCCGCAATGCTGGCCACGCCGGCCGGAATGGCGCATCTGCACTACCAGGAGACCGCCGGAGCCGAGCAGGACCGTCTCGCGGCGGCGCGGTGGCTGGGCCGGCGCCACGACGACGTGCCGCCCGAGTGCGTGCTGGTGGCGGCCGGAGCGCAGAGCGTCCTCCATGCCCTGGCGCGCCTGCTGCTTGCGCCCGGCGACATCCTCTGTGCCGGGACCTTCACCTATCCGGGGCTGAAGGCGGTGGCGTCCCAGCTCGGGATCGTGCTCTGGCCGCTGCCGATGGACGCGGAGGGGATCCTTCCCGACGCGTTTGCCGCCTGCTGCCGCGCGCAGCGGCCAAAGGCCCTCTATCTGGTCCCGGCGGCGGACAACCCGACCACTGCCACCATGGGGGCGGAGCGGCGCCAGGCGGTCGCCCGGGTCGCGGCCGATCATGGGGTGCCCATCATCGAGGACGACGCCTATGCCGAGCTGGCCGGCGACGGCCTGCCCTCCCTGGCGAGCTTGGCGCCGGATCTGGTCTGGCACGTCGACACCTTGTCCAAATGCGCGACGCCGGCCCTGCGCACCGCCTTCGTCCTGGCGCCAAGCCGGGCAGGGGCCCGCCGGCTGACGGCGATGCTGCGGGCGACCAGCCTGATGGCGCCGCCCCTGATGACGGCCCTGGCCTCGCGCTGGATTGGCGACGGCACCCTGGCCGCGATCGTCGAAGCGATCCGCGCGGAGAATGCGATCCGGCAGCGGCTGGCGGTCCAGGCCCTGAGCGGCGCGCGGTTCGCGGCCGTGCCGACCTGCCACCATCTCTGGCTGGAGCTGGATTCGGGCTGGTCGGCCGAGGCGTTCGCTGGTCACGCCGCCCGTGCCGGGCTGGCGGTCATGCCGGGCAGCGCCTTTGCAGTCGGCCATGTCGAGCTGGAGGCGGTCCGCGTCTCGCTGGGCGCGCCATCGAGCCGGCCGGCCCTGGCCGAAGCGCTGCACCGGCTGGGCCAACTCCTGGACGAGCCCCCATCCGGCATGCACCGCCCGGTCATCTGA
- a CDS encoding DUF983 domain-containing protein, protein MQHAAQSTHTHESGWTETSSPMRTGIRGRCPRCQQGHLFQGYLKLAKSCEVCGLDYSFADPADGPAFFAMSIVGVPALVMAVWLDLAFDAPYWVQLVTTFPLAILACMALLRPFKGWLVCSQYFHRAGEGRLVGPDERER, encoded by the coding sequence ATGCAGCACGCCGCGCAGTCCACCCACACCCACGAATCGGGCTGGACCGAAACCAGCAGCCCGATGCGGACCGGGATCCGCGGCCGCTGTCCCCGCTGCCAGCAGGGTCACCTGTTCCAGGGCTATCTGAAGCTCGCCAAATCCTGCGAGGTGTGCGGCCTGGACTATTCCTTCGCCGACCCGGCCGACGGGCCGGCCTTCTTCGCCATGTCGATCGTGGGCGTCCCGGCCCTGGTGATGGCGGTCTGGCTCGACCTTGCCTTCGACGCGCCCTACTGGGTCCAGCTGGTCACCACCTTCCCGCTCGCGATCCTCGCCTGCATGGCCCTGCTGCGCCCGTTCAAGGGCTGGCTGGTCTGCTCCCAGTACTTCCACCGGGCTGGCGAAGGCCGTCTGGTCGGGCCGGACGAGCGCGAGCGCTGA
- a CDS encoding nicotinate-nucleotide adenylyltransferase, translating to MDPTFLRRPVARINRPLPAESLPLARAVPRVGLFGGSFNPAHEGHLHASQEALRRLRLDRLVWLVSPQNPLKERDGMAPFVERFASAERVAAADPRIRVSDYEERHGLRYSADTITRLARAPDRRHVWIIGADNLLQLPRWKHWLLLLQTCPVAVLARAPYLQRAGKGLVAQRFAAARLDERHADRLADMPPPAWVLLHHRLHPASSTAIRRDRAAANQEIST from the coding sequence TTGGACCCGACCTTCCTGCGCCGCCCGGTCGCCCGGATCAACCGTCCGCTCCCGGCCGAGTCGCTGCCGCTCGCCCGGGCGGTCCCGCGGGTCGGCCTGTTCGGCGGCTCGTTCAACCCGGCCCATGAGGGGCATCTGCATGCCAGCCAGGAGGCCCTGCGCCGCCTGCGCCTCGACCGGCTGGTCTGGCTGGTCTCGCCACAGAACCCCCTGAAGGAACGGGATGGGATGGCGCCGTTCGTCGAGCGTTTCGCCTCGGCCGAGCGGGTAGCGGCCGCCGACCCGCGGATCCGGGTCAGCGACTACGAGGAGCGCCACGGGCTGCGCTATTCGGCGGACACCATCACCCGCCTCGCCCGCGCGCCCGACCGCCGGCATGTATGGATCATCGGTGCCGACAATCTCCTGCAACTGCCGCGCTGGAAGCACTGGCTCCTTTTGTTGCAGACCTGCCCGGTTGCGGTGCTGGCCCGCGCACCATATCTTCAGCGTGCTGGAAAAGGATTGGTGGCCCAGAGGTTCGCAGCGGCGCGGCTCGACGAGCGCCATGCCGACCGGCTGGCCGACATGCCTCCTCCGGCATGGGTCTTGTTGCATCATCGGCTGCATCCCGCCTCATCGACGGCCATCCGCCGCGATCGGGCTGCGGCGAACCAGGAGATATCGACATAG
- the rsfS gene encoding ribosome silencing factor, translating to MAPADLLDFITKSLDDDKAVDPIVVDLAGKTSIADWMVVASGTSQRHISSMAEKILQSLKERGYKNVSGEGLGSSDWVLIDAGDVIVHLFKPETRSFYDIEKLWSVEAPKRLAVAPG from the coding sequence ATGGCACCGGCCGACCTCCTCGACTTCATCACGAAGTCGCTCGACGACGACAAGGCGGTCGATCCGATCGTCGTTGATCTGGCCGGCAAGACCTCGATCGCCGACTGGATGGTGGTCGCCTCGGGAACGTCCCAGCGGCACATCTCCTCGATGGCCGAGAAGATCCTGCAGAGCCTGAAAGAGCGCGGCTACAAGAACGTCTCCGGCGAGGGGCTCGGCTCCTCGGACTGGGTCCTGATCGATGCCGGCGACGTGATCGTGCATCTGTTCAAGCCGGAGACCCGCAGCTTCTACGACATCGAGAAGCTCTGGTCGGTCGAGGCGCCCAAGCGCCTGGCGGTCGCGCCCGGCTGA